In Serinicoccus marinus DSM 15273, the genomic stretch GGGATGGTCAGCCACTGGCCCATGTTGAGACCGGTGGCGGCGGCGAACTCGGAGAGCTGGGCGTCCGGCTCGCGGAAGAACTCCACGACGAAGCGCGCCAGGCCGATGCCGATCGCGAAGACCCCGGCGAGCAGGCCGGGCCGCCACCGGGCGCGGGTCCGCCAGAAGAGCCAGAAGAGCACGACGATGAGCAGCGCGCCCTCGAGCGCCGCCTCGTAGAGCTGGCTGGGATGCCGTGGCTCCTCGCCGGCGCCCGGGAAGACCATGGCCCAGGGCACGTCGCTGGGGCGACCCCAGAGCTCGCCGTTGACGAAGTTCGCGATGCGGCCCAGCATCATGCCGATCGGCACGTTGACCGCGATGTAGTCGGTGACCCGCAGCGGCGGCAGCTTCTGCCGCCAGCAGAACCACGCCATCGCCACGAGCACACCGATGAGACCGCCGTGGAAGCTCATGCCGCCGTTCCAGGGCATGAGGATCTCCCACGAGGTCCACAGCGAGGGGTTGTAGAAGGTCGCGTAGCCGAGGCGTCCGCCGATGATGATGCCGAAGATCACACCGATCATGAGGTCGTCGACCTGACGCGGCGTGATCGGGCTGCCCGGGGCCTTGGACATGCGGTTGAAGTGCCAGTAGCCGAGCAGGATGCCGACGACATACGCGAGCGCGTAGTAGCGCACCGTGAAGAAGCCCAGGTCGATGCCCTGGGTCAGCCCGAGGTCCTCCCACCGCAGCGGCGAGTCCTCGCCGGCCGAGCTCGCGGAGAGGTGGGAGAGGTGGGTCAGGAGCGGCACCCGCCGACCCTAGCGGGCGCGGCTGGACGCGCTCCCCCCGACCGGCCGGGCGGGTCAGGGGCGGTCGCCGAAGGCGGCCAGCACCTCCTCGCGCGGCACGTCGGCGACCGAGGCGTGCTGCCAGCGGGGCTGCCGGTCCTTGTCGACGAGCTGGGCACGGACGCCCTCGGCGAAGTCGGGGTGGGTCGCGAAGACCGGCCCGAGCCGCCGATCCTGCTCGAGCACCTCCTCGACGCTCATCGTCGCGGCCCGGCGCAGGGCCTCCAGGGCCACGGCCACCGAGTGCGGCGACCGCGCGGCGATCTGCTCTGCCGCCTCCTGCGCCTCCGGCTCGGGCCGCTCGCGCAGCCGGCCGAGGATCGCGGCGGCGTCCTCACCGGCGTAGCAGGGGTCGATCCAGCCGCGCTGCTGCTCCAACCAGGAGGTGGGGTCCGGACGGGAGGGGTGTCCGGTCGGGGAGTCCGGGCTGCTGTCGTGGCTGGCGTCGACGGCCGCGGCGAGCGCCTGGGCGTCGAGCGTGGGGTCCTCGCGCAGCGCGGCGAGCAGGTCCGCCTTCGCCGCGGACGGCACGAGGGCGTCGGCCATCCCCAGGAGCACGGCGTCGGCCCCACCGACGGGCGCACCGGTCAGCGCGACGTGCGTCCCGGTCTCTCCGGGCGCGCGGGAGAGCGGGTGCAGCCCGGCCACGTCGGGGAAGAAGCCGATGATCGTCTCCGGCATGGCCAGCTGGGTCCGCTCCGTCACGAGCCGGACCGAGCCGTGCGCCGAGACGCCGACCCCGCCGCCCATGACGATGCCGTCCATCCAGGCGACGTAGGGCTTGGGGTAGGACGCGACAAGGGCGTCGACGGCATACTCCGCCTCCCAGTAGTCGACCGCCTCCTGCTCACGACCGCCCAGGACCGCCTCGCGCAGCGCGCGCACGTCGCCACCGGCGCACAGCCCGCGCTCGCCGGCGCCGTCGATCACGGCAGCGGCCACCTGC encodes the following:
- the lgt gene encoding prolipoprotein diacylglyceryl transferase, translating into MPLLTHLSHLSASSAGEDSPLRWEDLGLTQGIDLGFFTVRYYALAYVVGILLGYWHFNRMSKAPGSPITPRQVDDLMIGVIFGIIIGGRLGYATFYNPSLWTSWEILMPWNGGMSFHGGLIGVLVAMAWFCWRQKLPPLRVTDYIAVNVPIGMMLGRIANFVNGELWGRPSDVPWAMVFPGAGEEPRHPSQLYEAALEGALLIVVLFWLFWRTRARWRPGLLAGVFAIGIGLARFVVEFFREPDAQLSEFAAATGLNMGQWLTIPLVVAGLVLVVRALRRPEVEQVTVP
- a CDS encoding 3-hydroxyisobutyryl-CoA hydrolase; the protein is MRDDDVSLSWQPARGHGEEVLYALDGPLGRVRLNRPRAINALDRASIDSLLQQLRDWAQDEQVAAAVIDGAGERGLCAGGDVRALREAVLGGREQEAVDYWEAEYAVDALVASYPKPYVAWMDGIVMGGGVGVSAHGSVRLVTERTQLAMPETIIGFFPDVAGLHPLSRAPGETGTHVALTGAPVGGADAVLLGMADALVPSAAKADLLAALREDPTLDAQALAAAVDASHDSSPDSPTGHPSRPDPTSWLEQQRGWIDPCYAGEDAAAILGRLRERPEPEAQEAAEQIAARSPHSVAVALEALRRAATMSVEEVLEQDRRLGPVFATHPDFAEGVRAQLVDKDRQPRWQHASVADVPREEVLAAFGDRP